A region of Paenibacillus sp. 37 DNA encodes the following proteins:
- a CDS encoding serine hydrolase domain-containing protein yields the protein MKKLISFLCTAVLVITPLADVRAEANNNGTVEARAEQIAKEMVQNYGVTSVQYAIMDEGEYILSDSVGLHDKASQKPIDKDSMYGIGSVSKMVVTAAAMKLVDSGKVDLDEPLTSYIKDFKMADARYTQITPRMLMNHSSGLYGTHYGNSMLFDDNDTRNHDELLLKLQSEKLKSKPGAYSVYANDGFQLLEILVERVSGLSYSEYIAKFISEPLKLESTKTPLDSFDRAQLSETYWPTLEMKMPTENANIIGTGGVYSTAEELSKFGEVLMGNRPDILSESAVKAMQSHEYRKGIWVSDEQNTINYGLGWDAVDLAPFSDYGITALAKGGDTMLYHAVLITIPEHDISMAVLSSGGSSVYNQMFASKVLLDVLEDQGIIDDVQPDQTFLPPVKVKMPTELNTYSGLYGTVGETLDIAIKDGEFKLPALLGGIIPEQNYVYTGDEHFTSTDGSVKASFVKERNDKVYVKVQGMITLPGIGQTVMNTYDYQKLDHNALDAATKEKWTARDGSKYYALDEKITSIFYLLPSMLIKNLSVDAKNGYANGTQIMDANNAENIAQIPVMNGRDAFDLQFYTKHGAEILIQDGQEYIAEDAITPIFGGKKGITTIPANGQARWYAIDARSGNKSITVDSPKTGGYAVYNDKGEMVDFSVATNPESTKLPKSGFIVFGGDAGDVFQIKLK from the coding sequence GTACGGTTGAGGCACGGGCGGAGCAGATCGCCAAGGAGATGGTGCAAAACTACGGTGTCACCAGTGTGCAATATGCGATCATGGATGAAGGGGAATATATTTTATCAGATAGTGTCGGACTGCACGATAAGGCATCACAGAAGCCAATAGACAAGGATAGCATGTATGGCATAGGCTCGGTTAGCAAAATGGTTGTTACGGCAGCCGCCATGAAGCTTGTCGATTCAGGTAAAGTAGATCTGGATGAGCCGCTTACTTCGTATATCAAGGACTTTAAAATGGCAGATGCGCGCTATACTCAAATCACACCGCGCATGTTGATGAATCATTCATCCGGTCTTTACGGTACACATTATGGAAACAGCATGTTGTTTGACGATAATGACACCCGCAATCATGATGAGTTATTGCTTAAACTTCAGTCCGAAAAACTGAAATCCAAACCTGGCGCATACTCCGTCTACGCCAATGACGGTTTTCAATTGCTTGAAATCCTGGTTGAACGGGTGAGTGGGTTAAGCTACAGCGAATATATCGCCAAGTTCATCAGCGAGCCGTTGAAGTTGGAATCAACGAAGACACCACTAGATTCCTTTGACAGAGCGCAATTATCCGAAACCTATTGGCCTACACTTGAGATGAAGATGCCTACCGAAAATGCAAACATTATCGGCACAGGCGGAGTGTACTCTACCGCAGAAGAATTGAGTAAATTCGGAGAGGTTTTAATGGGGAACAGACCGGATATTCTGTCCGAATCTGCTGTGAAGGCCATGCAATCTCATGAGTATCGTAAGGGCATATGGGTATCTGATGAGCAAAATACGATCAATTATGGCTTGGGGTGGGACGCGGTTGACCTTGCACCTTTCAGCGATTATGGGATTACCGCGCTTGCCAAAGGTGGGGATACCATGTTGTACCATGCCGTGTTAATCACTATACCCGAACATGATATTTCAATGGCGGTTCTATCATCTGGTGGATCTTCCGTCTACAATCAGATGTTTGCCAGCAAAGTGCTGCTGGACGTTCTCGAGGATCAGGGCATCATCGACGATGTTCAGCCTGATCAGACATTCCTACCACCTGTGAAAGTGAAAATGCCAACGGAGTTGAATACGTACTCAGGTCTGTATGGTACTGTAGGTGAAACACTTGATATAGCAATCAAGGATGGTGAATTCAAACTCCCTGCCTTGCTAGGAGGCATTATCCCGGAGCAGAACTATGTGTACACAGGCGATGAACATTTTACGAGCACGGACGGCAGTGTGAAAGCTAGTTTTGTGAAGGAACGTAATGACAAGGTGTATGTTAAAGTTCAAGGCATGATAACGTTACCCGGCATAGGCCAAACGGTAATGAACACGTATGATTATCAAAAATTGGATCATAATGCGCTTGACGCAGCAACCAAAGAGAAGTGGACAGCTCGTGACGGCTCGAAATATTACGCGTTGGATGAAAAAATAACATCGATCTTTTATCTGCTTCCATCGATGCTGATCAAGAACCTTTCCGTTGATGCCAAAAATGGCTATGCTAATGGCACGCAAATCATGGATGCGAACAACGCAGAGAATATCGCCCAGATTCCTGTGATGAACGGAAGAGACGCATTTGATCTGCAATTTTACACGAAGCATGGCGCTGAGATTTTAATTCAGGATGGACAGGAATACATTGCAGAGGATGCGATTACTCCAATCTTTGGTGGAAAAAAAGGAATTACGACTATTCCGGCAAACGGTCAAGCCCGGTGGTATGCGATCGACGCCCGATCGGGTAACAAATCCATCACGGTGGATTCTCCGAAGACCGGAGGTTATGCAGTGTATAATGATAAAGGGGAAATGGTTGACTTCTCTGTAGCAACCAATCCGGAATCGACGAAGCTCCCGAAAAGTGGTTTTATCGTTTTTGGTGGGGACGCCGGTGATGTATTCCAGATTAAATTAAAGTAA
- a CDS encoding PQQ-binding-like beta-propeller repeat protein: MINRHKRHTMKHYKRRAGRPIIAGLTAGMLMVHGVIGVLPSQVHAEASDVSIRNWYSYQRITVPELKPTWTAKVDNHLNMNETYIGANAIAEEGKVFTFAGSKLIALDATTGKRLWTYGKELTPYITYQGGVLYGLTSDHKPYALNAKTGKAKWQSGTSTWIDTVQRTEALIPTVDTLYVIKGSTMFALDIQSGKLRWKADEPLGEGHGTEYLEESNGIVLRTFFVQGALTSVQLNAYDKKTGKKLWGHFGQGEAIQIKDGLVYSVDFYSPMLEDDESSPERKWKVNAYNLKTGVLKGSQEYRWTMPGDPPYMNGRGDILVNKDKLYIAQGDNIAEYSLNTTKSETTPIRTFHQPYGDKMELLGIVQERLVYKNLETGELKGIKLANGQEVQWHGDAPVSQIDVYGKGMYRAQRNGTLLALNMMTGQPAFRVATGGDLHNTTLKTNGMIIIQAEGKLLGVKLPASLK, encoded by the coding sequence ATGATCAATCGACATAAACGTCACACAATGAAGCATTACAAAAGAAGAGCAGGCAGACCCATCATTGCTGGTCTTACTGCGGGAATGCTGATGGTTCATGGAGTCATCGGCGTGTTACCATCTCAGGTACATGCTGAAGCATCGGATGTATCCATCCGTAACTGGTACTCGTATCAGCGCATCACAGTGCCTGAACTGAAACCTACTTGGACAGCGAAAGTAGATAACCATTTGAATATGAACGAGACGTACATCGGAGCTAATGCCATTGCAGAAGAAGGCAAAGTATTCACGTTTGCTGGATCGAAGTTGATTGCACTTGATGCGACAACAGGTAAACGGTTGTGGACTTACGGCAAAGAACTGACACCTTATATTACCTATCAAGGGGGCGTCCTCTACGGACTGACCAGTGATCACAAGCCATATGCCTTGAATGCGAAGACAGGCAAAGCCAAATGGCAGTCAGGAACATCCACCTGGATTGATACGGTTCAACGTACGGAAGCGCTGATTCCAACGGTGGATACCCTCTACGTGATTAAGGGGAGTACAATGTTTGCACTGGATATACAGTCAGGCAAACTGCGCTGGAAGGCAGATGAGCCATTAGGCGAAGGTCACGGTACTGAATATCTTGAAGAGTCTAATGGTATTGTACTGAGAACCTTTTTTGTCCAAGGGGCACTTACATCCGTTCAACTTAATGCGTATGACAAGAAAACGGGCAAGAAGTTATGGGGTCATTTTGGTCAGGGGGAAGCTATTCAGATCAAAGACGGACTTGTGTATTCGGTGGATTTTTATTCTCCAATGTTGGAAGATGATGAGTCTTCACCTGAACGCAAATGGAAAGTTAATGCTTACAACCTGAAGACCGGTGTGTTGAAAGGAAGTCAGGAGTACAGGTGGACCATGCCGGGTGACCCACCGTATATGAATGGTAGAGGAGATATACTTGTCAATAAAGACAAACTGTACATTGCGCAGGGGGACAACATAGCGGAGTATTCGTTGAATACAACCAAGTCGGAAACTACGCCAATTCGAACGTTTCACCAACCTTACGGGGACAAAATGGAGTTACTTGGCATTGTACAGGAACGGCTGGTGTACAAAAACCTCGAGACAGGTGAACTTAAAGGCATTAAGCTGGCTAATGGTCAGGAGGTTCAGTGGCATGGTGATGCCCCGGTTTCTCAGATTGATGTTTACGGTAAAGGAATGTATCGAGCGCAACGTAACGGCACCCTGCTTGCCCTCAACATGATGACGGGTCAGCCAGCTTTTCGAGTCGCTACCGGGGGAGATCTGCACAACACGACATTGAAGACAAACGGAATGATTATCATCCAAGCCGAAGGCAAACTTCTCGGCGTTAAGCTGCCAGCATCGCTGAAATAA